The Lacipirellula parvula genome window below encodes:
- the gluQRS gene encoding tRNA glutamyl-Q(34) synthetase GluQRS, which produces MHRTRLAPSPTGALHLGNARTFLANWALARQQGWHIILRIEDLDGPRVKAGASDEAVDVLRWLGIDWDAGPVTQRSDLAPYRAALERLAGQGDIYPCRCTRKEIEAAALSAPHGDEHELRYPGTCRPVEPTPLPPAALDEPGVAWRLRVPDGATAFVDHIAGAHRHDIAATTGDFLVATKEGLPSYQLAVVVDDARQAIDRIVRGDDLLGSTHRQLLLQQRLGIEPPPEYYHLPLVLGEDGRRLAKRHGDSRISHYRAQGVAAERIIALIAEWCGLGEREKLSAKEFAGEFDLAAIPRTPITFNPATPHLAPGSSNRG; this is translated from the coding sequence ATGCACCGCACCCGCCTCGCGCCTTCCCCGACCGGCGCCCTCCATCTCGGCAATGCCCGCACGTTCCTCGCGAACTGGGCCCTCGCGCGGCAGCAAGGCTGGCACATCATCCTCCGCATCGAAGACCTCGACGGCCCACGCGTGAAGGCGGGCGCCAGCGACGAGGCGGTCGACGTCCTTCGCTGGCTCGGCATCGACTGGGACGCCGGCCCCGTCACGCAGCGCAGCGATCTCGCGCCGTACCGCGCCGCCCTCGAACGCCTGGCAGGGCAGGGCGACATCTACCCTTGCCGCTGCACGCGCAAGGAAATCGAAGCCGCGGCCCTCTCCGCGCCGCATGGCGACGAACACGAACTCCGCTATCCCGGCACCTGCCGACCGGTGGAGCCGACGCCGCTGCCGCCCGCCGCCCTCGACGAGCCGGGAGTCGCCTGGCGGCTCCGCGTCCCCGACGGCGCGACCGCGTTCGTCGATCACATTGCCGGCGCGCACCGTCACGACATCGCCGCCACGACCGGCGACTTTCTCGTCGCTACGAAGGAAGGGCTGCCGAGCTACCAACTCGCCGTCGTCGTCGACGACGCCCGCCAAGCGATCGACCGCATCGTGCGCGGCGACGATCTGCTCGGCTCGACCCACCGGCAACTACTGCTGCAACAACGACTCGGCATCGAGCCGCCGCCCGAGTACTACCACCTGCCGCTCGTCCTCGGCGAGGATGGCCGCCGCCTCGCCAAACGCCACGGCGACAGCCGCATCAGCCACTACCGCGCGCAAGGCGTCGCCGCCGAACGGATCATCGCCCTAATCGCCGAGTGGTGCGGCCTCGGCGAGCGCGAAAAACTATCGGCAAAAGAATTCGCCGGAGAATTCGACTTAGCCGCG